Within Paracoccus jeotgali, the genomic segment TGAGTATAGTTCGGCATGTCGTTGTAGTTCATCAGCAGGATGCCGCGTTCCGGGTCGACCGAGGCGCTGCCCCAATCCGACCCGCCATTATAGCCGGGATACTGGATGAACGGCCGATCCGCCGAGGGCGGGGTGAACTGGCCGGTGTAATGGGCGCGGTGATACTGGATGCGGCACCACATCTGGTCGATGGGGCTCATCCCCCACATGTCGGTTTCCTTCAGGTCCGGCTTGGTCAGCGCGGCATAGGTGGAATAGGGCTGGGTGGGCGACATGTAGTCGGTCTCGGCCCCGCCGGTGGTCGTCACCTCGCGTTCCTCGACCGGGAACAGGCTTTCGCCGGTGCGGCGATCCAGCACATAGATCTGCCCCTGTTTCGACGGCAGGATCAGCGCCGGGACGGTGCCATCGGCGGTCGGGAAATCGACCAGCGAGACCTGACTGCCAAGGTCGTAATCCCAGACATCGCGATGAACGGTCTGAAAGTGCCAGACATCCTCGCCGGTCCGCACATCGATGGCGACGAGGGACGAGGAATATTCGTTCTCGGCCTCGCTGCGGCTCGGCCCCCAATAGTCGGACGAGGCGTTGCCGAGCGGCGCATAGACATAGCCAAGTTCCTGATCGCCGGCGGCGTTGGTCCACATGTTCGGGGTCGAGCGGGTATAGGTCTCGCCCTCGGCAGGCTCGCCCACGGCGCCGCCCTGACCCAGATCCCAGGCCCACAGAAACTCGCCCGTGACCACGTCATAGCCCCGGATCACGCCCGAGGGCGCGTCGGCCTCCTCGTTATCGCTGACTTGCGCGCCCATCACCACGACGCCGCGCACGATGGTCGGCGCGGCGGTGTTGGCGTACCAGCCGGGCACCGTGCGCCCCAGCCCGTCGGTCAGATCGACCATGCCGTTATTGCCGAAGCCGGTGCAAAGCTGGCCGGTATTGGCATCGACCGCGATCAGCCGCGCATCCAGCGTGCCCATGACCAGCCGCTCGGTGCAGAGCGCGTCGGGGTCGGCCTGAGGCTGGACGTGATAGGCGACGCCCCGGCAGGTCGCGCCATAGGGGATGGCATCGGCCGGCACATGCGGGTCATAGAGCCAGATCTCTTTCCCGCTGCCGGCATCCAGCGCGATGATCTGGTTCATGGGTGAACAGACGAACAGGCTGTCCTTGACCTTGATGGGGGTGTTCTCGGGGGAATAAAGCCCCTCGGTGTCGCCTTGGGGCAGGTCGCCGGTGTGAAAGCTCCACGCCTTTTCCAGCTTGGCGACATTGCTCACGTTGATCTGATCGAGCGGCGAGTGCCGCAGCGCATGCTCGGACCCGCCATAGACCGGCCAATCCTCGCCCACCGGCGGCAGCACATCGGGCTGACGTTCGGTGGTGGCGGTGTCGGCCTGCGCGTTGTCGGCAGGTTGTGCCTCGGCCGCCGGATCTCGCGGCTCTGCGGCTGCCTCATCAGCCGGCGCGGTGGCTGCCGGGGCCGCGTCACCGGGCTGCGGCGTCTGCGCCCCTGCGTCACCGCCGCCCAAGGCGACGACGACCACCGCCAGCGCCACCGACGCCGCCACACCCATCGGCTGGCGCAGTTCCTGCCGGCGGCGCAGGGCGGGCCAGGCGATGGCAACGAGGATCAGCAGCACCGTCGGCGCGACGATCCGCGGCACCAGCGCCCACCAGTCATACTCGGGCTGCCAGCCGTCCAGCGTGACCTCCCACACGGCCCAGACCAGCGTGCCCAGCCATGTCAGCGCGTAAAGCCACGCCCCCTCGCGATACCGCGCGATCAGCATCAGCCCCGAGGCGATCAGCAGCACGCCGGCAATCGCATAGTACCACGACCCGCCGAGCGAGATCAGATAGACCCCGCCCAGCGCAAGGATCAGGCCGATCACCGCCAGCAGCGCCCCGAGGATTGCGGCATACCAGCCCCACACCCCCCGGTGTCGGCTGTGGTCGATTGATGATGAAGTTGAAGCTGACATGGCATCCTCCCATTTCTCATGGTCGCCCCGCGCCGCTTTGATTGCGTGTTTTACCCGGTAACGGCGGGTTTCCGCCTGTTGTTCCTGAAAAATGACCGGCGGCAGGGGCGCTGCGCCGGTTTCAGCGTCGGGCGAGGCACCGCGCCGCCGACGATATCGCGCTGATTTTCCCTGTCGTTTTGACCGCCCGAACCCACCGCGCCGCGCCGCTTTCACACCCTCGCGATCCGGCGGAACGGCGGGCGGCCGGCAAAACGAAACGGGCCCCGCCGTGTCGACGGGGCCCGTATGCCTGTGTCGGTGTCCTTAGAGAGCCGTGCTTACCAGTCGTCGCGCCAGCGGCGGCTGCCATACCCGCCCCGGCGGTAGTCGTCGTCATCGCGATACGAGCCGCGCTGAGCGTCGCGGCGGCGGTCCATCTCGCGGCGGTACTCGGCGTCATCATCGCCCATCCAGGACGCGACCTCGTCGCCCGCGCGGTCCATCCAGTCGCGGTCGCGGCGGCCATAATCCCCGCGCTCGCCCCGATAGGCGCCGCCATAGCCGCCGCGATAGCCGCCACGATAGTTCCGGTCGCCGCGATAGTCGAAGTCGTCCCGGTCGCGATAGCCGCGGTCCGAGCCATAGCCCTGGCCCTGGTTATAGCCATAGCGGCCCTGGTCATAGGGACCGTAATCCCGGCCATAGCCACGGTTTTCATAGCGGGTCTGCCCCGGCTCCATCGGGCGGGCGTAGGAGCTGCCCTGCGACATCTGATAGTCCCGGTCGCGGGCGCTGTAGCCGCGCCGGTCGTCGCGCGACCAGTCGTCGTCGCGGCCATAGCGACCGCTGGCGTAACGATCGTTCGAAGAACGGTCGTTGGAATAGCGGTCATTGGAACGGCGCCAGTCGCGGTCCTCGTCTCTCCAACCATAATCGGGCATCATGTCCTCCTGTTTTGTGACAAACATCGTGCGGACTGCCTGCGACAGTCGGCCCCTAGAACCGGCGCGGGCGGGAAATGTTCCCGGATGCGTGTCGCCCCGGTTGCGAGGGCGGATCGGACGGCCTGGATCGCGCGGCGGGCTGGAACAAATCGGCGCCATCCCGGTTCGCCAACCCTCACCACCACATTGGAGGAGGAACACGAGATGACCACATGGTTCAAACTTGGCGCGACCTCGGCGGCCTGCATCCTTGCGGCCGGCATGGCCTCGGCCCAGACCAGCACCGACACAGCCACGACTGACACGGCGACCACGGACGCGGCCACCACGGATACGGCCACCACGGGCACGGCGACCACCGACCAGAGCGCGACCGACACCCCTGCAGGCAGCACCGACATGGCCGCAGGGTCGAGCGGCAGCGCCTCGGGCATGTCGGGCGGGACGTCGGCCAACGACGTCATGTGCCGCGACATCGTGATGCTGGACACGGAAATGGTCCCGGCGACGCTGTATTTCATCGCCGGTTATCACGAGGGCAGCAAGCGCGGCGACGCGGCCGACATGGACGCCACCAGCGCCACAACGCCGCTGGCCGGCACCGGCTCCGCGAACCTCGACAGCACCGCGACCGATAACGCGAGCGATACGGCAAGCGACGCGGCAGGTGCTGCGGACACGAGCGCCACCGACACCAGCACGGCGGCCAGTTCGAGCGACAGCACCGCGACGGGAACGGACATGGCGGCTGACACGAGTGCGGCCGGCGCAGCCGATACCGCTGCGACGGATACCGCTGCCGACACCGCTGCAACCACGGGCACCGATGCGACGGCCACGACCGCGACCGATAGCAGCGCCGCCGACACTGCCGCCACCGACACCGCCGCCACCGACACCACGCCGACGGACAGCGCGGGCGACTCGGGCGCAAGACTGGCGAGCATGACCGGCTTTTTCGAGATCCCGGTCGAGAACATCATCACCGTCTGCACCGACGCCCCCGACCGCAAGGTCAGCGACGTCGTCAACGAACATCGCAGCACGGACGAGGCCGATAAGGCCAATCAGTAAGCGCGTTCCGGGGCCGCCCTTATCGCGGCCCCGTTCGTCCTTGAAGCGGCTTGGCCGCCGATGTTCTAAAAGGCCATTGACGCCCCACGGAACCCGGCCGCGCCCCTTCCATTGATCTGCCTAAAATCCTACAGATTTTCTTGCCGCCGCCCCTATCGCCGTGTTATCATTTGTTAATCGGCGTCAGAGAGGGCAGGACGCCGCTTGGGAAGGTCAAAGGCGGTCACAGATGTCGGAGCAGGATCGAGACGCGAAACCCCCGCCAGAGCGCGACGGCGCGGACCGGCTCTCGCCGCTATTCGTGACGCAGGACGCGGTGCCGCTGCGGCTGAAACGCCTCGCCTATCTGCTGGAAGAGGCCTTGGCGCAGGCGCGTCGGGCGAATTGAGCGGGGGTTGAGGGGTTTCGTTCTGCTAATCCTTCCGACCGCATCGC encodes:
- a CDS encoding SWFGD domain-containing protein, yielding MMPDYGWRDEDRDWRRSNDRYSNDRSSNDRYASGRYGRDDDWSRDDRRGYSARDRDYQMSQGSSYARPMEPGQTRYENRGYGRDYGPYDQGRYGYNQGQGYGSDRGYRDRDDFDYRGDRNYRGGYRGGYGGAYRGERGDYGRRDRDWMDRAGDEVASWMGDDDAEYRREMDRRRDAQRGSYRDDDDYRRGGYGSRRWRDDW
- a CDS encoding membrane-bound PQQ-dependent dehydrogenase, glucose/quinate/shikimate family; translation: MWGWYAAILGALLAVIGLILALGGVYLISLGGSWYYAIAGVLLIASGLMLIARYREGAWLYALTWLGTLVWAVWEVTLDGWQPEYDWWALVPRIVAPTVLLILVAIAWPALRRRQELRQPMGVAASVALAVVVVALGGGDAGAQTPQPGDAAPAATAPADEAAAEPRDPAAEAQPADNAQADTATTERQPDVLPPVGEDWPVYGGSEHALRHSPLDQINVSNVAKLEKAWSFHTGDLPQGDTEGLYSPENTPIKVKDSLFVCSPMNQIIALDAGSGKEIWLYDPHVPADAIPYGATCRGVAYHVQPQADPDALCTERLVMGTLDARLIAVDANTGQLCTGFGNNGMVDLTDGLGRTVPGWYANTAAPTIVRGVVVMGAQVSDNEEADAPSGVIRGYDVVTGEFLWAWDLGQGGAVGEPAEGETYTRSTPNMWTNAAGDQELGYVYAPLGNASSDYWGPSRSEAENEYSSSLVAIDVRTGEDVWHFQTVHRDVWDYDLGSQVSLVDFPTADGTVPALILPSKQGQIYVLDRRTGESLFPVEEREVTTTGGAETDYMSPTQPYSTYAALTKPDLKETDMWGMSPIDQMWCRIQYHRAHYTGQFTPPSADRPFIQYPGYNGGSDWGSASVDPERGILLMNYNDMPNYTQLVPRDEAEQKGVSSFSPDNGKYAAMKGSPYAAWVNAGWRVPGTGLLCKQPPYGWIRGIDLSTGETLWDHPFGSARNNGPFGIPSGLPFTIGTPNNGGPITTGGGLTFIAATTDNRFRAFDTETGEELWAVDLPAGGQTTPITYAAGGRQYVVIYPGGHHFMETEVGDEVIAYALPEQ